The Thermosipho affectus DNA window GTTTGCATTATACCTTCGATTTGATGGAGTTTGTTTTCCCTGATAAGATTTTTGATGGCTGGTGTTGCAATCATTATTTCATCAATAGCAACTACTCCAAAGTCTTTTTTTGGAACAAGCCTTTGAAATACAGTTGCGATTAGTGTGTTTGCAAGTTGAAGCGCAATTTGTTTTTGCTGATGCGCTGGAAAAACATCTATTATTCTTTCTGGAGCTGCGGCAGCTGAATTTGTGTGTATAGTTGCAAAGACAAGATGGCCTGTTTCTGCGGCTGTGAGTGCTAGTGAAATGGTTTCTAAATCTCTCATTTCTCCAACTAGTATTACATCAGGATCTTGTCGCAGTGCGTATTTTAAACCATTTGTAAAACTTTCTGTGTCCGTTCCCACTTCCCTTTGATGTATTAATGATCTTTTTGATTCGAAAACATATTCTACAGGATCTTCTATTGTGATTATGTGATAAGCATATCTTGTGTTTATATGTTCCACCATAGCAGCTAGTGTTGTTGATTTTCCACTTCCTGTTGGTCCAGCGACAAGAACAAGTCCGTGGTCCTTTTCAGAAAAATCCTTTAGGATTTCTGGCAATCCAAGTTCGTCAATTGTCCTTATTTTTTTTGTAATGAGTCTCAATGCAAGAGTTGGATTTTTTCTTTCAAAATAAAAGTTTGCTCTAATCCTTAAATCATGCATTGAAAAAGAAAAATCTATTTCTTTTTTATTTATTTTTATTCCCAAGTCTAAAAAAATGTTATCGACTGTGTTTTTGATTTCTTCTGCGGTTGGAATGGGAAATGTTTTTAAGGAAATTAATTTTCCATCTACCCTTGTCATGATGGGCAGTCCAGAAGTTATGTGTACATCAGATGCTCTTAATTCTTTTGCTTTTAGAATTACTTCATCTAAGTTTAACCCCAGCATGTTAATCCC harbors:
- a CDS encoding type IV pilus twitching motility protein PilT, translating into MLGLNLDEVILKAKELRASDVHITSGLPIMTRVDGKLISLKTFPIPTAEEIKNTVDNIFLDLGIKINKKEIDFSFSMHDLRIRANFYFERKNPTLALRLITKKIRTIDELGLPEILKDFSEKDHGLVLVAGPTGSGKSTTLAAMVEHINTRYAYHIITIEDPVEYVFESKRSLIHQREVGTDTESFTNGLKYALRQDPDVILVGEMRDLETISLALTAAETGHLVFATIHTNSAAAAPERIIDVFPAHQQKQIALQLANTLIATVFQRLVPKKDFGVVAIDEIMIATPAIKNLIRENKLHQIEGIMQTSQKQGNILFDDALIQAFLKGLITKETVFENARNVEEVSKKLGWRTLR